A genome region from Nasonia vitripennis strain AsymCx chromosome 5 unlocalized genomic scaffold, Nvit_psr_1.1 chr5_random0008, whole genome shotgun sequence includes the following:
- the LOC116417954 gene encoding ATP-dependent DNA helicase PIF1-like — MAPRYALEIVNRTLQDIMNNDLPFRCQLWTHFIKYSLTQNMRVRANEVEFAKFLLDVGDGILNDENDNLSLPETCILERNHDLVQNVFGQLISEQKFTEIGKSAILAPRNIDVDEINKKVTNLLDSKTERRYTGIDSTENCNNGDDMDEVLTPEYLNTLNPPSLPPYELCLRKNCIIMLIRNISINESLCNGDRSNNIVCVNRITLYCESEFPFSFKRRQFPVKLAFAMTINKSQGQTFDKIGIDLRRNVFNHGQLYVAMSRVRSWDSLVV, encoded by the exons ATGGCACCACGATATGCTTTGGAAATAGTTAATAGAACTTTACAAGATATTATGAACAATGATTTACCTTTTAGGTG TCAATTATGGacacattttattaaatactCTCTTACACAAAATATGAGAGTTCGGGCAAATGAAGTTGAGTTTGCGAAATTCTTACTAGATGTAGGTGATGGGATTTTAAATGATGAGAATGATAATTTGAGCCTTCCTGAAACTTGTATTCTTGAAAGAAATCATGATTTAGTTCAAAATGTATTTGGTCAATTAATAAGTGAACAAAAATTTACAGAAATTGGTAAAAGCGCTATTTTGGCACCACGAAATATTGATGTAGATGAAATTAATAAGAAGGTTACTAATTTACTTGATTCAAAGACAGAACGTAGATATACTGGTATTGACAGTACTGAAAATTGTAATAATGGTGATGACATGGATGAAGTGCTTACACCAGAATATTTGAATACCTTAAATCCTCCTTCACTTCCCCCCTATGAACTATGTCTGAGAAAAAACTGCATTATTATGCTAATAAGAAATATTAGTATAAATGAGAGTTTATGTAACG GTGATAGATCTAATAACATTGTTTGTGTTAATCGTATAACTTTATATTGTGAAAGTGAATTTCCTTTCAGTTTCAAAAGAAGACAATTCCCTGTCAAATTAGCTTTTGCAatgacaataaataaatcacagGGTCAAACATTTGATAAAATTGGTATAGATTTACGAAGAAATGTTTTTAATCACGGACAACTATATGTTGCCATGTCTAGAGTTCGATCTTGGGATTCCCTCGTAGTTTAG
- the LOC116417955 gene encoding uncharacterized protein LOC116417955 codes for MLNFNVADVKQLAIMLWIDLEMLNNNLNLYDCCGHGSVVLDPAPAFPDELCISTMDLNVESWIYPLFYLYGTQGYKMAIRNHEFNQFLMGRRLFQQWIIDFYVKIEKDRIQYIRGHQKEIRADTYKGLHDYMENAAAYDDARIGKTIILPSTFIGSPRHMQQCYQDAMAIVNEKGKPCLFLTMTCNPKWKEVEEILLPHQQAADRPDLCARIFDLKKQRLFISAEIPNAADNPRLHEIVMKNMMHGPCGDWCMVDDKCSKRFPKNFQNETVMDENGYPYYRRRNNGTTHEQSNGRIVDNR; via the exons ATGCTGAACTTCAACGTCGCCGATGTCAAGCAGCTCGCAATAATGTTATGGATAGACTTAGAGATGTTGAACAACAACCTTAACCTTTA CGATTGTTGTGGACATGGATCGGTAGTTTTAGACCCTGCACCTGCGTTTCCTGATGAACTT TGTATTAGCACAATGGATCTTAATGTTGAGTCGTGGATCTATCCCCTGTTTTATCTTTATGGTACACAAGG ATATAAAATGGCAATAAGAAATCACGAATTTAATCAATTTCTCATGGGTCGAAGACTGTTTCAGCAATGGATTatagatttttatgtaaaaatagaaaaagataGAATTCAATACATCAGAGGCCATCAAAAAGAAATACGAGCAGATACGTATAAAGGTTTACATGATTATATGGAAAATGCTGCTGCTTATGATGATGCTCGAATAggtaaaacaattattttaccATCAACGTTCATAGGTTCACCTCGTCATATGCAACAATGTTATCAAGATGCAATGGCTATAGTTAACGAAAAAGGTAAACCATGTCTTTTTCTAACCATGACCTGCAATCCGAAGTGGAAAGAAGTTGAAGAAATTCTTCTTCCTCATCAACAAGCTGCTGATCGGCCAGATCTTTGTGCtagaatttttgatttgaaaaaACAACGTTT ATTTATATCAGCTGAAATACCTAATGCAGCAGATAATCCCCGACTTCATGAGATCgtaatgaaaaatatgatgCATGGACCATGCGGTGACTGGTGCATGGTTGATGATAAATGTTCCAAACGTTttccaaaaaattttcaaaatgaaaCAGTAATGGATGAGAATGGTTATCCTTATTATCGTAGAAGGAATAATGGCACTACTCATGAACAATCAAATGGTCGAATAGTTGACAACAGATAG